One Rhizoctonia solani chromosome 2, complete sequence DNA segment encodes these proteins:
- a CDS encoding Transposase, protein MPKALPPSDVQNVVDKLKKGFCFSEIHSQTGVSTGMISRIRAMHCPELPKHSGGCPSKLLPTNICHATHLLTGPAPTTPCLIAQELSSTNGVPVSSLTVHWAVQKAGVVSFVKPKKPAITKEHIKAHYEFAMAHQHWTIDNWKRVQWSDETKINRFGSDGHCYAYKRVGLMCKIDGSLTKELYVEILEDEFK, encoded by the coding sequence ATGCCTAAAGCTTTGCCTCCCTCTGATGTCCAGAATGTTGTTGATAAGCTCAAAAAAGGCTTTTGCTTCTCAGAAATTCACTCTCAAACTGGTGTCAGTACTGGAATGATTAGCAGGATAAGGGCAATGCACTGTCCTGAGCTCCCCAAGCACTCTGGTGGCTGCCCTTCTAAGCTCTTGCCAACCAATATTTGCCATGCCACCCACTTGTTGACTGGCCCTGCCCCCACAACCCCATGCCTAATTGCTCAAGAGCTCTCTAGCACAAATGGGGTCCCTGTCTCAAGCCTTACTGTGCATTGGGCAGTGCAGAAAGCTGGTGTGGTGTCTTTTGTCAAGCCCAAAAAGCCAGCTATAACAAAGGAACATATCAAGGCACACTATGAATTTGCTATGGCACACCAGCACTGGACAATTGACAACTGGAAGAGGGTCCAATGGTCAGATGAGACCAAGATCAACAGATTTGGGTCAGATGGGCACTGCTATGCCTATAAAAGGGTTGGTCTTATGTGCAAGATAGATGGGTCTCTCACCAAGGAACTCTATGTGGAAATCCTAGAAGATGAATTCAAGTAA
- a CDS encoding DDE superfamily endonuclease yields the protein MEKVIFMQDNASSHKAHIVQDWCQENGLEVFEWPANSPDLNPIENLWDQIKRELYSYETPASGMLELWERVQEIWDKVSAQKCQDLIECMPRRIQACIKAKGGPTKY from the coding sequence ATGGAGAAGGTCATATTTAtgcaagacaatgcaagCTCCCACAAGGCCCATATTGTACAAGACTGGTGCCAAGAGAATGGCTTAGAGGTCTTTGAGTGGCCTGCTAACTCCCCAGACCTCAATCCAATTGAAAACCTTTGGGATCAAATCAAGAGGGAACTTTATAGCTATGAAACCCCTGCAAGCGGGATGTTGGAGTTATGGGAGAGGGTGCAGGAGATTTGGGACAAAGTTAGTGCCCAGAAGTGCCAGGATTTGATAGAGTGTATGCCTAGGAGGATTCAGGCTTGCATCAAAGCCAAAGGTGGCCCAACCAAGTATTGA
- a CDS encoding AAA family ATPase: MSLDPSGAPPQPGENDVATAILRPKKSPNRLIVDEATSDDNSIATLNPQTMEALQLFRGDTIIVRGKKRKDTVLICLSSDDVDEGKIQMNKVARHNLRVKLGDLCTVQPCHDIKYGKRVHILPFDDSVEGLAGNLFEVYLKPYFLEAYRPVRKGDTFLVRGGMRTVEFKVIETDPAEFCIVAQDTVIHVEGEPVKREDEESNLADVGYDDIGGCRKQMAQIRELVELPLRHPQLFKSIGIKPPRGILMFGPPGTGKTLMARAVANETGAFFFLINGPEIMSKMAGESESNLRKAFEEAEKNSPAIIFIDEIDSIAPKREKARPFARPLERRVVSQLLTLMDGMKARSNIVVMAATNRPNSIDPALRRFGRFDREVDIGIPDPTGRLEILRIHTKNMKLADDVDLERIAADTHGYVGSDIASLCSEAAMQQIREKMDLIDLDADTIDAEVLDALGVTMDNFRFALGVSNPSALRETVVEVPTVKWSDIGGLEKVKQELQETVQYPVEHPEKFLKYGMSPSKVYSSTVPRVLANFISIKGPELLTMWFGESEANVRDVFDKARAAAPCVMFFDELDSIAKARGSSGGDAGGAGDRVLNQILTEMDGMNAKKNVSSGPAYLHSLPDEPSRISILKAALRKSPVSPKVDLNFLAKSTHGFSGADLTEICQRAAKLAIRESIDADIRRIRERREKEDGGDAEMEDEEDPVPEITIEHFEEAMKFARRSVSDQDIRRYEMFAQNLQQSRSFGSSFKFPEGGPGAAGTQPASGGAAFATDDAGDDDLYA, encoded by the exons ATGTCTCTTGATCCTTCAGGCGCACCACCCCAACCAGGTGAGAACGATGTCGCTACCGCCATCCTTCGCCCCAAGAAATC CCCAAACCGCCTCATTGTTGACGAAGCAACCTCCGACGACAACTCGATCGCAACCCTTAACCcccagacaatggaggcacTCCAATTATTCCGAGGTGACACAATTATTGTTCG TGGCAAGAAACGCAAGGACACTGTCTTGATTTGCTTGAGCTCCGACGACGTAGACGAAGGAAAAATTCAAATGAATAAAG TGGCTCGCCACAATCTGCGCGTCAAACTTGGCGATTTGTGCACTGTTCAGCCATGTCATGATATCAAATATGGTAAACGCGTGCATATACTGCCGTTTGATGATTCCGTCGAAGGGCTTGCTGGAAACCTTTTCGAAGTCTATCTCAAGCCTTATTTCCTGGAAGCATATCGACCAGTTCGAAAAGGAGACACTTTTCTCGTCCGCGGAGGGATGCGTACTGTGGAATTCAAGGTCATTGAAACTGATCCTGCCGAGTTTTGTATTGTTGCGCAAGACACCGTCATTCACGTTG AGGGCGAGCCTGTCAAACGCGAGGACGAAGAGAGCAATCTTGCCGACGTAGGGTACGATGATATTGGTGGCTGCCGGAAACAAATGGCCCAAATTCGCGAACTTGTGGAGCTGCCGCTTAGGCACCCGCAACTCTTCAAGTCGATCGGTATCAAACCCCCACGCGGTATTCTCATGTTTGGACCACCCGGAACCGGTAAGACCCTTATGGCAAGGGCGGTGGCCAACGAGACCGGTGCCTTCTTTTTCCTGATAAACGGCCCGGAAATCATGAGCAAGATGGCTGGTGAATCCGAAAGTAATTTACGCAAAGCCTTCGAAGAGGCCGAAAAGAACTCTCCCGCGATTATTTTCATCGACGAGATTGATAGCATTGCTCCTAAACGTGAAAAGGCACGACCGTTCGCACGACCTC TGGAGCGTCGAGTTGTCTCTCAATTGTTGACACTGATGGATGGAATGAAAGCCCGATCAAACATTGTGGTGATGGCGGCCACTAACCGTCCGAATTCTATTGATCCGGCCCTTCGTCGCTTTGGCCGATTCGATCGTGAGGTTGACATTGGCATTCCTGATCCTACTGGCCGCTTGGAGATCCTGCGCATTCACACCAAGAATATGAAGCTTGCAGATGATGTTGACTTAGAGCGA ATCGCTGCTGACACACACGGTTATGTCGGATCCGATATTGCTTCATTGTGTTCGGAAGCCGCAATGCAACAAATCCGCGAGAAAATGGATCTTATTGACCTTGATGCAGATACTATTGACGCTGAAGTGCTTGATGCCCTTGGTGTGACAATGGATAACTTTAGATTTGCGCTGGGCGTCTCCAACCCATCTGCGTTGCGAGAGACGGTTGTGGAGGTCCCCACTGTCAAATGGTCGGATATCGGTGGTCTCGAAAAGGTCAAGCAGGAGCTACAGGAGACCGTACAATACCCTGTGGAACATCCAGAGAAATTCCTTAAATATGGGATGTCTCCCTCTAAGGTGTACTCTTCTACGGTCCCCCGGGTACTG GCCAATTTCATTAGTATCAAG GGACCGGAGTTGCTCACCATGTGGTTTGGAGAATCGGAAGCCAATGTTCGTGATGTATTTGACAAAGCCCGAGCTGCCGCACCGTGTGTTATGTTCTTTGATGAGCTGGACTCGATTGCAAAGGCGCGTGGGAGCAGCGGAGGCGACGCGGGAGGTGCTGGCGACCGTGTACTGAATCAGATCCTGACCGAAATGGACGGAATGAatgccaagaagaacgt GTCGTCTGGACCAGCTTATTTACATTCCCTTCCTGATGAACCTTCTCGCATATCGATCCTCAAGGCAGCGCTTCGTAAATCACCTGTTTCTCCGAAAGTTGATCtcaatttcttggccaaGAGCACTCATGGATTCTCTGGAGCGGATTTGACGGAGATTTGTCAACGTGCAGCAAAACTGGCCATCCGAGAAAGTATCGATGCCGATATCCGTCGTATTCGCGAGCGTCGCGAGAAAGAGGACGGAGGAGACGCTGAAatggaagacgaggaggatcCCGTACCGGAAATCACAATTGAGCATTTTGAAGAAGCTATGAAATTCGCTCGTCGCTCAGTCTCAGACCAGGACATCCGTCGGTATGAGATGTTTGCACAG AACTTGCAGCAGTCTCGTTCATTTGGATCCTCCTTCAAGTTCCCAGAGGGTGGTCCCGGTGCTGCTGGTACTCAGCCTGCATCTGGCGGCGCCGCATTTGCCACAGACGATGCTGGAGATGACGATCTCTACGCATAA
- a CDS encoding Reverse transcriptase from mobile element jockey protein: MLGILLTFVKAKYIAESQGYRDIHIFCDNQSAVKTITDLSLHPCQFAPRTFMNHTPTFLMNHPNRKIHITWVPDHDRIIGNEMADRLANQGANVPPTPIFNRTTAWRDQTKSRINSNYYIPGRPALKLHPIFNESRLGRDIECRLVQFITGHGHYGEYHAQFHHDVDPRCACEEWEETITHLTTSAPLRRDTGKSFMSSLLECLDHHCLAPI; this comes from the coding sequence ATGCTAGGGATACTACTCACGTTCGTTAAAGCTAAGTACATCGCCGAAAGTCAAGGTTATCGCGACATCCACATATTTTGCGACAACCAATCCGCCGTCAAAACCATCACTGATCTTTCACTACACCCATGCCAATTTGCGCCCAGAACGTTCATGAACCACACACCAACGTTTCTCATGAACCACCCCAATCGCAAAATCCATATCACATGGGTCCCAGATCATGACAGAATAATCGGCAACGAAATGGCGGACCGACTGGCAAATCAAGGAGCTAACGTTCCTCCCACCCCAATTTTCAACCGCACCACAGCATGGCGGGACCAGACGAAGAGCCGCATCAACTCGAATTACTACATCCCTGGACGACCTGCGCTCAAACTCCACCCGATATTCAACGAGAGCAGACTAGGCAGGGACATCGAATGCCGACTTGTCCAATTCATAACTGGACACGGCCATTACGGCGAGTACCATGCTCAATTCCACCACGATGTAGACCCAAGATGCGCTTGCGAGGAGTGGGAAGAGACAATCACACATTTAACCACGTCCGCCCCGCTACGGCGGGACACAGGGAAATCCTTCATGAGTTCCCTACTGGAGTGTCTAGATCATCACTGTTTGGCTCCCATTTAG